The sequence below is a genomic window from Microbulbifer hydrolyticus.
GCGCTGCCGGTCGCACTGTAGAGCAGCTTGTCCGAGCGCAGCTCCTGAACCTGGCCATTGCTATCCAGGAAGCGGCCGCTGTCGTCCATGGTGACGCGAGTCAGGCGGATGCCCGGTGCGCCCGCCAGTTCCCCCTGGATAAAGTCGGCGGTACGCAGGGAGACGTCATGCTCGCTGCCGCCACCACCACAAATCAGCAGTACGTGGATGTCTTGTTGGGCCTTGTCGCTCATTGGGCTCTCATCAATCGGTTACTGTGGCACGGCCGCGTTCTGACACCGCCGCTGGCGCTGCCAGTACCTGCTCGCACTGTGCGGGCATCTCTGGTTTTTCTGGTGGCTCTTCCGGTTCTTCCGGCTCCGGGCGATTCAGGATGGCGTAAAACTCGTCGCTAAACCACCAGTCCAGGCCGCCACCACAGGGTTTGCCGCGTACTTTCTTCTGGGGTTTACAGTTCTTGTCCCCCGGCGGACAGTTCAGCCGCACGTGGAAATGATAGTTGTGTCCCCACCAGGGGCGTACCTTGCGCAGCCATTCATTATCGCTGCCTGAAATATCGCACATTTTTCGCTTGATGGTGGGGTGGACAAAGATCCGCGCCACACGCGGGTCTTCCGAGGCAATGCGCAAAATACTGGGGATGCGGGGGTCCCAGTTTTTCTCCAGCAGAACGTGCTTGCGTGTATCTGCCATGGGAATCGCAGAGATATTGTCGCGCTCCCAGGACGATAGCGGGCGCCGGGCGGCGCGCTTGTCCTGGGAGAACCAGATATCCACATCCAGCCCCATCTGGTGGCTTTGGTGCCCGCTACTAAATGGCCCGCCGCGGGCCATGGACATATCGCCGATCTGCAACCTGCCGAGGTTGTTGTCCTCCACCGCGCTGGAAAAGTCCTTGAGGAATTCCACCAGGTACGGGTTGCCGTAATGCCGGTCGCGCCCGGTGCGCACCAGCTGGAAACCTTCCCCGCGCAACGGCATCTGCTCCGCACCACTCAGGCAGCCGTTACTGTAGCCGCCAATACTGGCTGGAAGCTGGTTGGAGGGCTTTTTTACGGCCTCCCAGGGATTTTGGGCGAAACTGCTGGCAGCAGCGCAAAGCGCAATCAGGGCGACACACGCGGTGGCGATGAACGGAGAATAGTGGCGGATGGAAGGAGGCATTTTTTACAGCAATGGCGTCGGTTAACAGATTAGTGCCCGGGGAAGTATAGAGGTTCCTCGAGGAACCTCTCTGGACTACATCTCGTAAAACGTGTCGACGGTTCCTAAAGAATTTCCCGACAGGCGCTTACCAGCGCTTCCATTTCCTCATCCGTGCCAATGCTGATACGCAAGTACTCACTAATCCGCGGCTTGTTGAAGTAGCGCACGATGATGTTGCGCTCGCGCAATGTCGTGAACAGTTCCTCGGCGGAAACCTTCGGCGGCTTGGCAAAGATGAAGTTGGCGGTGGAGGGCACGATATCGAAGCCCATCTCGCCCAGTGCGGCAACAGTGTACTCGCGGGTGGCGATCACCTTCGCGCAGTTGTCCGTCAGCCATTCCCGGTCGGCGATGGCCGCCGTCGCCACTTTCTGCGCGATACCGTCGATGGGGTAGGAGTTGAACGAGTTCTTGGCCCGGTTCAGGGCCTCGATCAGGTGCGCCTGACCCATCGCATAACCGAGACGCAGTCCCGCGAGCGCGTGGGATTTCGACAGGGTGTGGATTACCAGCAGGTTCGGGTAGCGGTCGATCAGTGCCGCCGCGCTTTCACCACCAAAATCGATATACGCTTCGTCGATCACCACCACCCGCTCGGAATGCAGTTGCAACAGCTTTTCGATTTCCGCGAGCGGCAGATAGCGGCCGGTGGGCGCGTTGGGGTTGGGGATAATCACGCCGCCAGCGCCGTCGATGGCGTAGTCTTCCACCGCAATGGAAAAGTCGTCCCGCAACGGCAGGGTGCGCGCTTCTATTTCGTAAAACTGGCAGTACACCGGGTAAAAGCTGTAGGTGATGTCCGGGTACAGCAGCGGCTCCGGGCGCTTGAAGAAACTGTAAAACGCGTGTGCCAGCACTTCGTCCGAGCCATTGCCCACAAACACCTGTTCCGGCTTCAGGGCAAACTGTTCGGCGATGGTCTCGCGCAGCTCGGTGGATTCCGGGTCCGGATACAGCCGCAGATGGCTCGCCAGGCCCGCTTCACCCAGCACCGCCTGGGCCCTGGGGGAGGGCGGATAGGGGCTCTCGTTGGTGTTGAGCTTGATCAGGCGCGCCGTGGTTTTGGGCTGTTCGCCGGGCACGTAGGGCTGGAGCCGCGCTACCGCGGGGCTCCAGAACGGGTTGTCTTGGGGCTGATCACTCATTTGATCGCTCATGCTGTCACTCCTTGGCTGGGCAAACTGGTCCAGCGGGCGGAGATTTTAAGCGCTGTGGACGCAGACTTCGACGGCTATTCGCCCTGGGTTTCCAGATTGTTGTCGGAAGCCGTCTTGCTGGAGGACTTTCCTCGCTTGTTTTTGCTTTTCTCGATGGGAATATCAAACAGTGCCGGGGTGCTGGCGAGGAACTCCTTCTGTGGCACCGGCTTGCGCCACAGGAAGTCCTTCGACTTCAGCTCCTTGGAAACCTCTGGTGCGCCGCTGAACTCATCCATCTTGCCGATCTCCACCGCCGCGGCAAAACCCAGGAAGCACCACGGCAACAGGATCGAGGCCACAAGCCGCCAGTGCGGGGCGATATTGAGCGCCAGATAGGCTGCACACCACAGCATTACCGGGATCAATATGGCGAGGACGAGAATATTCAGCAGCGGCATCACCTGATGCAGTGAGAAGTTGAAATTGAGCAGGGTGCCGAACCACTGCCACGCCGCGTACAACAGTGCGGCGGAGGCGGCGATGGAAAGGTGCGCAAGGAAATGTGACTCGTGTTTCACTACCTTGCCGATAAACGCCCAGGCTGCCGCGTAGATCAGCAGGCCGAGTACCGCATCGGTCAGCACCTCGACCGCACCGGTCCACTTGAACTCACTGGTGCTGCCGAGGTAGGCCATCCACAGGCTGAGTGCTGCCACCAGCACACACAGAGCAACGGCCACGGGTGTCGTTGCCAGACGGTCGAACACGGTCTCCGCCGAGTGCAGGGGAATGGCGGGCGGCACGCTCATCTCGGTGTCGATAAAGCGCAGCCGGCTCTTGCCAATCTGGATTTCATCGCCGCTCTCGATCAGGTGCTCGCGGATATTGGTGGGTTTTACCGACTTGTCGCGGAAATTGCGTATCAGGCGCATGCCGTTGAGGCTGTCCAGATCCCGCAGCACATAACAGCCGTCCTCATCGCGCACCACTTCCGCGTGTACCGGGTCGGCGTGGGGGTCTTCCACCATCACCGCATTGTCGTAGCAGCGGCCGATGGTGGTGCGCTCGCCGTCCATGCGGTAACGGGTACCCACCCGGTGGGCACGATTGATTTCTTCGATAATCAGTGCCATTGAATTTCGCTCGCAAACTTCTTGGTAAAGGCGGTAGCGGACTCCTGGGTGAATCCCGAAAGAGTGAAATGGCTCACCAGGGCGCGGTTGTTCTGGTCCACCGTGAGGCTCACGTAGAACACGTCATAGAGGTCCGGGAATTCTTTATAGCGGCGCACACAATAGGAAGTGCGCGCGATAACCGGCTTGCGGGAACCGCTGGACTGCACAGGCTTCTGGCTTTCCCCTGGCTGGTTGTCGCCGTTGCCCGCTTTGTTGCCGGCATCACCGTTGCGCGGATGACTGGTGAACTGCTGTTTGCAATTGAAGTCGGTCACATCGTCTTCCCCGGCGCTGTTGCCCGGGAAGAAGCCGCTCATATTCTCTTCATAGGCGGCGTAAAAGCGCGACGAGCGCAGGTCGTCGTCGGCCTGCAGCCAGAAGAACTCGTATTCCACCCGACCAGTATCAAAATCCTCCGACAGGTACACCACATCCTGCCCGGTGCAGCCCTTGGCCACCTGCTTGATGGGTTCGTCTTCATCGTCGCTGGAATTCCCCCAGCACTGGATCGACGGGACTATCTCTCCCACCACCTGCGCATCCCCCAGCGGCCGCAGCTGCCAGTCGGCGGCCAGCACCTCGTCGATGATGCGCTGCTGGTTCTGCTGCAGCTGGCGGTTGATCACCGGCTGTAGCTCCAGCGCGCCATTGCCGGCGGAGGCTTCTTTCTTGTAGTCCAGCAGCAGTGCCACCAGCTTGTTCACCGGCACCAGGAAACTGATCTGGTTACCCGCGGTGGCCACATTGATGCCCACCACCTGGCCATTGCGGTTGATCACCGGGCCGCCGCTCATGCCCGGGTTGATGGAGCCGGAGAAATGGATGCGGTCGTAAAAACTGCCGCCGGCGATACCGTTGTAGGTGCCGGGCACAATGGTCATGCCCAGATCCAGCGGATTGCCCATGGAGACGATGGTCTCGCCCTTGCTGGGAGACTTTGATGCCAGTCGCAGAAAGTCGCTCCCCGACTCGCCCTTCTGGCGCAGGATCGCGAGGTCGTTGATCACATCCACATCCAGCAGCTCCAGCTCGCCCTCCTTGCCGTCGACGGACAGGTACTTGAGCGCGTACTTCTCCGGGTGGTGCACCGCCTCGGACACCACATGGTAATTGGTGGCAATCAGGCCGTCGGTGGAAATCTGGAAGCCGGAACCCAGCCCCGCCTTGGAATTGGACGACAGCTCGATCAGGCGGATCTGGT
It includes:
- a CDS encoding S1C family serine protease codes for the protein MSNLYKRLLSPLLALLLLCTAGPVLAQSYEQLYSDYRGSLYQIRLIELSSNSKAGLGSGFQISTDGLIATNYHVVSEAVHHPEKYALKYLSVDGKEGELELLDVDVINDLAILRQKGESGSDFLRLASKSPSKGETIVSMGNPLDLGMTIVPGTYNGIAGGSFYDRIHFSGSINPGMSGGPVINRNGQVVGINVATAGNQISFLVPVNKLVALLLDYKKEASAGNGALELQPVINRQLQQNQQRIIDEVLAADWQLRPLGDAQVVGEIVPSIQCWGNSSDDEDEPIKQVAKGCTGQDVVYLSEDFDTGRVEYEFFWLQADDDLRSSRFYAAYEENMSGFFPGNSAGEDDVTDFNCKQQFTSHPRNGDAGNKAGNGDNQPGESQKPVQSSGSRKPVIARTSYCVRRYKEFPDLYDVFYVSLTVDQNNRALVSHFTLSGFTQESATAFTKKFASEIQWH
- the mepA gene encoding penicillin-insensitive murein endopeptidase produces the protein MPPSIRHYSPFIATACVALIALCAAASSFAQNPWEAVKKPSNQLPASIGGYSNGCLSGAEQMPLRGEGFQLVRTGRDRHYGNPYLVEFLKDFSSAVEDNNLGRLQIGDMSMARGGPFSSGHQSHQMGLDVDIWFSQDKRAARRPLSSWERDNISAIPMADTRKHVLLEKNWDPRIPSILRIASEDPRVARIFVHPTIKRKMCDISGSDNEWLRKVRPWWGHNYHFHVRLNCPPGDKNCKPQKKVRGKPCGGGLDWWFSDEFYAILNRPEPEEPEEPPEKPEMPAQCEQVLAAPAAVSERGRATVTD
- a CDS encoding FHA domain-containing protein, with amino-acid sequence MALIIEEINRAHRVGTRYRMDGERTTIGRCYDNAVMVEDPHADPVHAEVVRDEDGCYVLRDLDSLNGMRLIRNFRDKSVKPTNIREHLIESGDEIQIGKSRLRFIDTEMSVPPAIPLHSAETVFDRLATTPVAVALCVLVAALSLWMAYLGSTSEFKWTGAVEVLTDAVLGLLIYAAAWAFIGKVVKHESHFLAHLSIAASAALLYAAWQWFGTLLNFNFSLHQVMPLLNILVLAILIPVMLWCAAYLALNIAPHWRLVASILLPWCFLGFAAAVEIGKMDEFSGAPEVSKELKSKDFLWRKPVPQKEFLASTPALFDIPIEKSKNKRGKSSSKTASDNNLETQGE
- the hisC gene encoding histidinol-phosphate transaminase, producing MSDQMSDQPQDNPFWSPAVARLQPYVPGEQPKTTARLIKLNTNESPYPPSPRAQAVLGEAGLASHLRLYPDPESTELRETIAEQFALKPEQVFVGNGSDEVLAHAFYSFFKRPEPLLYPDITYSFYPVYCQFYEIEARTLPLRDDFSIAVEDYAIDGAGGVIIPNPNAPTGRYLPLAEIEKLLQLHSERVVVIDEAYIDFGGESAAALIDRYPNLLVIHTLSKSHALAGLRLGYAMGQAHLIEALNRAKNSFNSYPIDGIAQKVATAAIADREWLTDNCAKVIATREYTVAALGEMGFDIVPSTANFIFAKPPKVSAEELFTTLRERNIIVRYFNKPRISEYLRISIGTDEEMEALVSACREIL